One part of the Brevundimonas subvibrioides ATCC 15264 genome encodes these proteins:
- a CDS encoding zf-TFIIB domain-containing protein, which yields MPLLMCPNDNAQMQTLDRNGVQFDMCPTCRGVWLDRGELEKLMEGAPAAPAPQAYASPPQSQPWGQTQQPYREQPRYRDDDDRHYKKKKRDSIFDIFD from the coding sequence GTGCCCCTCTTGATGTGCCCCAACGACAACGCCCAGATGCAGACGCTGGACCGCAACGGCGTCCAGTTCGACATGTGCCCGACCTGTCGCGGCGTCTGGCTGGATCGCGGCGAGCTTGAAAAGCTGATGGAGGGCGCTCCGGCGGCGCCCGCACCCCAGGCCTATGCCTCGCCCCCGCAAAGCCAGCCGTGGGGTCAGACCCAGCAGCCCTATCGCGAACAGCCCCGCTATCGCGACGATGACGACCGTCATTACAAGAAGAAGAAGCGCGACAGCATCTTCGACATCTTCGACTGA
- a CDS encoding response regulator transcription factor: MANITLVDDDENIVASVSLALESHGHKVVAYHDGATGLEALEASPPDLAILDVKMPRMDGMEVLRRLRQTSQIPVIMLTSKDEEIDEILGFNLGADDYMHKPFSQRLLIERVKALLRRSGGDGGEPEPSAEISGKAIRRGKLLMDPARHESTWDGKPVKLTVTEFLLLQALAQRPGFVKSRDNLMDAAYDDQVYVDDRTIDSHVKRMRKKFRVVDNEFDAIETLYGVGYRYRES, encoded by the coding sequence TTGGCCAACATCACCCTGGTGGACGACGACGAGAACATCGTCGCATCCGTGTCGCTGGCGCTGGAAAGCCACGGCCACAAGGTGGTCGCCTATCACGACGGGGCCACGGGCCTGGAGGCGCTGGAGGCGTCGCCGCCCGATCTGGCCATTCTCGACGTCAAGATGCCCCGCATGGACGGGATGGAGGTCCTGCGCCGCCTGCGCCAGACCAGCCAGATCCCCGTGATCATGCTGACGTCCAAGGACGAGGAGATCGACGAGATCCTCGGGTTCAACCTCGGGGCCGACGACTACATGCACAAGCCGTTCAGCCAGCGGCTGCTGATCGAGCGGGTCAAGGCGCTGCTGCGCCGTTCCGGCGGCGACGGCGGCGAGCCCGAGCCCTCGGCCGAGATCAGCGGCAAGGCCATCCGTCGCGGCAAGCTGCTGATGGATCCCGCCCGTCACGAGAGCACCTGGGACGGCAAGCCGGTCAAGCTGACGGTCACCGAGTTCCTGCTGCTGCAGGCCCTGGCCCAGCGGCCCGGCTTCGTGAAGAGCCGCGACAATCTGATGGACGCCGCCTACGACGACCAGGTCTACGTCGACGACCGCACCATCGACAGCCACGTCAAGCGCATGCGCAAGAAGTTCCGGGTCGTCGACAACGAGTTCGACGCGATCGAGACCCTGTATGGCGTCGGCTATCGTTACCGCGAG